One window of the Klebsiella oxytoca genome contains the following:
- a CDS encoding LacI family DNA-binding transcriptional regulator, translating to MASIKDVAKRAGVSTATVSRVLNNHPSVVPETRQAVRDAMDYLCYVPSKSSFQLSGKCSGLIGVVLPNLVNPHFCELLATVEEEARYIGKSVIVKTHQNQPQQDKHIIQTLVGMGIDSLLWVPTEAEAELSEWLSITRIPVAVVTQVSRFFNSVSINQDRGAESIAEHFIHTGHLSFGFVAQEGVDSRKVSSYSKKIASHGLKLAKDNSFWIAKGEGEKISGHISILDDVIEKLSEPTRTCTCLLVYNDIAANYIIDGLKEKGISAPEDIAIASFDNTLLAQTKKITSVAQPVNEIAHLAFQMVKHQQQPDSIEMHEIVSRLIIRESSVKINITSL from the coding sequence ATGGCATCCATTAAAGACGTAGCGAAAAGAGCTGGGGTCTCGACGGCGACCGTGTCGCGAGTGCTTAACAATCATCCCAGCGTCGTGCCGGAAACGCGGCAGGCGGTGCGTGATGCAATGGATTATCTTTGCTATGTTCCCAGCAAAAGTTCGTTTCAGCTTAGCGGGAAATGTTCAGGGCTGATTGGTGTGGTTTTGCCTAATCTGGTGAATCCTCACTTCTGTGAACTGCTGGCGACGGTGGAAGAAGAGGCCCGGTATATCGGCAAATCGGTGATCGTTAAAACGCATCAGAATCAGCCGCAGCAGGATAAACATATTATTCAGACCTTAGTGGGGATGGGCATTGACAGTTTGCTATGGGTGCCGACAGAAGCAGAAGCCGAACTTTCAGAATGGTTAAGCATTACCCGGATCCCGGTCGCCGTCGTCACCCAGGTATCCCGGTTCTTTAATTCCGTATCGATTAATCAGGACCGGGGCGCAGAAAGTATTGCGGAACATTTTATTCATACAGGCCATCTTTCATTTGGCTTTGTGGCCCAGGAAGGGGTGGATAGCCGTAAGGTTTCGTCGTACAGCAAAAAAATAGCGAGTCACGGTTTAAAGCTTGCTAAAGATAATTCGTTCTGGATAGCCAAAGGCGAGGGTGAAAAGATATCAGGCCATATTAGTATTCTTGATGATGTTATCGAGAAACTCAGCGAGCCGACGCGAACCTGTACATGCCTCTTAGTGTATAATGATATTGCGGCAAACTATATTATCGATGGACTAAAAGAAAAAGGCATCTCCGCTCCTGAAGATATTGCGATTGCCAGCTTTGATAATACCCTACTGGCGCAAACAAAAAAAATCACCAGCGTTGCACAGCCGGTAAATGAAATTGCTCACCTCGCGTTTCAGATGGTGAAACATCAACAGCAGCCGGACAGTATTGAAATGCACGAAATTGTCTCTCGGTTAATTATTCGTGAGAGCAGCGTAAAAATTAATATTACTTCCCTGTAA
- a CDS encoding ribokinase: MKSDVVVIGSLNYDILVQQDRLPELGETFTGNELMLMPGGKGANQAVQCSRLGLNVSMVGCVGNDIYGSELINSLRENNVSVENVNKRGTTTGIGIVQILESGDYCSTIIKGANYLISEDDITESLFEGQPLVILQSEIPAPVVEYIIGVASTHHCRIILNNAPARDVSAHALSLVDYLVVNETEAAFMSGADVSSIDDAHSCATGLHKRVKGQVIITLGEKGAVLSQEHGTRHFPAVFCPDVVDTTGAGDSFIGGIAYCIVNGFSLTDAIPFAAEISSCSIQKYGGQNSFPMLPDVSHALKNSSLLD; the protein is encoded by the coding sequence ATGAAAAGTGATGTAGTCGTTATTGGTAGTCTGAACTATGACATTCTAGTCCAGCAGGATCGGCTTCCGGAACTGGGCGAAACATTTACTGGCAATGAGTTAATGCTCATGCCAGGTGGGAAGGGGGCTAATCAGGCGGTGCAGTGTTCTAGACTTGGACTGAACGTCAGCATGGTTGGGTGTGTCGGAAATGACATTTATGGTAGCGAGCTGATCAACTCTTTACGTGAGAATAATGTATCGGTAGAGAATGTAAACAAGCGGGGTACCACCACAGGTATCGGTATCGTCCAGATCCTTGAATCAGGTGACTACTGCAGCACCATTATCAAAGGCGCTAATTACCTTATCAGTGAAGATGACATCACTGAGTCACTCTTCGAAGGACAGCCACTGGTTATTCTTCAGTCAGAAATTCCGGCCCCCGTTGTTGAGTATATTATCGGCGTTGCCAGCACCCACCATTGCCGCATTATCCTTAATAACGCCCCGGCACGGGATGTCTCCGCCCACGCCCTGAGTCTGGTGGACTACCTGGTTGTTAATGAGACAGAAGCCGCCTTCATGAGCGGTGCCGATGTATCTTCGATTGATGACGCTCATTCTTGTGCAACCGGACTGCATAAACGAGTGAAGGGACAGGTAATCATTACCCTCGGTGAAAAAGGGGCGGTATTGTCCCAGGAACATGGCACTCGACATTTCCCGGCTGTATTCTGTCCGGATGTTGTTGATACCACCGGTGCCGGCGATTCATTTATTGGAGGTATTGCCTACTGCATTGTTAATGGTTTTTCGCTGACGGACGCGATCCCCTTTGCTGCTGAAATTAGCTCTTGTTCAATACAGAAATATGGCGGGCAAAACTCTTTTCCCATGCTACCGGACGTTTCTCATGCCCTTAAAAACTCCAGCTTGTTAGATTAA
- a CDS encoding sugar phosphate isomerase/epimerase family protein, with protein MKFSSRINSFRSRPELFDAKNKMDTCDLITRMGSVEGLTHIELNYPEHFIGQDKELIKKCIADNGLQVGGIALRYNKDFIDGEFTNPNPALRSKAIETTLEAAEMCKFLEGNTVTLWFGYDGYDYPFQQDYFRAYELLVDALRIVTQAHGDMQFSFEYKPYEPRTFSFIGDVSSTLMLIDDVGSDNLGITLDFCHMIMKKENPAFSLFQSARKNRLIGFHLNDGYGHFDDGLMLGSVHLLQTLEYIYYAKRVGFSGLIYFDTFPSREDPVAECAQNIRMYKALSDFIDRLSIPEIEQMIQSQDALKVQGMLLKMIAE; from the coding sequence ATGAAATTTTCCTCCCGAATTAATTCTTTCCGTTCAAGACCTGAACTATTCGATGCGAAAAACAAAATGGATACGTGTGATCTCATTACCCGTATGGGTAGTGTGGAAGGATTAACACATATCGAACTAAACTATCCTGAGCATTTTATTGGCCAGGATAAAGAACTGATTAAAAAATGTATTGCTGATAATGGTCTTCAGGTAGGTGGTATTGCGCTGCGCTACAATAAAGACTTTATTGATGGCGAGTTTACCAACCCGAATCCTGCGTTGCGCAGTAAAGCCATTGAGACGACGCTGGAAGCCGCTGAGATGTGTAAATTTCTCGAGGGCAATACCGTCACCTTATGGTTTGGATATGACGGCTATGATTACCCGTTCCAGCAAGATTACTTCCGCGCGTATGAGCTGCTCGTTGATGCCTTACGCATCGTGACCCAGGCACATGGGGATATGCAGTTCAGCTTTGAATACAAACCTTATGAGCCGCGTACTTTCTCCTTTATTGGGGATGTTTCCTCAACCTTGATGTTGATTGATGATGTTGGCAGTGACAATCTGGGTATCACTCTCGATTTCTGCCATATGATCATGAAGAAGGAAAACCCGGCCTTCTCCCTGTTCCAGTCAGCTCGTAAAAACCGCCTCATCGGTTTCCATCTTAATGACGGCTACGGTCATTTCGATGATGGCCTGATGCTGGGCTCCGTACATCTTTTACAGACCCTGGAATATATCTACTACGCAAAGCGCGTTGGTTTTAGCGGTCTGATTTACTTCGATACCTTCCCGAGCCGCGAAGATCCGGTCGCTGAGTGCGCTCAGAATATACGTATGTACAAAGCATTGTCTGACTTTATTGACCGTCTCAGTATTCCTGAAATTGAACAAATGATTCAAAGCCAGGATGCCTTGAAAGTACAGGGTATGTTACTGAAAATGATCGCCGAATAA
- a CDS encoding MFS transporter, whose translation MFEKIGLPRNLLWGYIGLTIFMIGDGVEQAWISIWLVEKGLSVAQASYLITAYGVTVTLAAWVTGVLVQTLGPRKVMFYGLVTFIIGSIGFISVGLKHMEMVWMLPFYALRGIGYPLFAYSFLIWINYSTPVARRATAVGWFWFTFSLGLSVIGPFFSSMALPVLGEIHVLWVGLLFVLVGSVLGIWVNRDVVPASEIHPFSAGELLKGITILQRPVIAMGLVVKSVNGIAQYGLATFLPLYLISYGYSKTEWLHMWSAVFLVAIFANLFFGFFGDKFGWRKTIMWVGGFGYAAVLILVWAVPQVLGHNFYVMAFVLCLCGVTMAGYVPLSALFPMLAPDSKGAAMSVLNLGAGLGAFIAPAITALFYSSLGAGGVLSIYAGLYILSGVLTPFLKTPEELNQQAELKDKVA comes from the coding sequence ATGTTTGAAAAGATAGGTTTACCCAGAAATTTATTATGGGGATATATTGGCCTGACCATCTTTATGATCGGCGATGGTGTTGAGCAGGCGTGGATCTCAATCTGGCTTGTTGAGAAGGGTCTGTCTGTTGCACAGGCATCCTACCTGATTACCGCGTATGGTGTCACTGTTACGCTGGCAGCCTGGGTTACTGGCGTTCTGGTTCAGACGCTTGGCCCGCGTAAAGTCATGTTTTACGGTCTGGTAACCTTTATCATTGGCAGTATCGGTTTTATCAGTGTTGGCCTTAAACACATGGAAATGGTGTGGATGCTTCCTTTCTACGCTTTACGTGGGATTGGATATCCTCTGTTTGCTTACTCATTCCTGATATGGATTAACTACAGCACGCCGGTTGCGCGCAGGGCGACTGCAGTTGGCTGGTTCTGGTTTACGTTCTCATTAGGGCTGAGTGTAATTGGGCCTTTCTTCTCTTCGATGGCGTTACCGGTACTGGGTGAGATCCACGTACTCTGGGTCGGCTTACTGTTTGTCCTGGTCGGGTCTGTTCTCGGGATCTGGGTCAACCGTGATGTTGTTCCTGCTTCAGAAATACACCCATTCAGCGCGGGTGAATTACTGAAAGGGATCACTATTCTGCAGCGGCCGGTCATCGCGATGGGCCTGGTCGTGAAATCAGTAAACGGTATCGCGCAGTACGGGCTGGCTACCTTCCTGCCCCTGTACCTGATCAGCTATGGCTACAGTAAAACAGAGTGGCTGCATATGTGGTCTGCAGTATTCCTGGTAGCCATTTTTGCCAATCTGTTCTTTGGGTTCTTTGGGGACAAATTTGGCTGGCGGAAAACCATTATGTGGGTCGGGGGATTTGGTTATGCCGCTGTTCTCATTCTGGTGTGGGCGGTCCCTCAGGTGCTGGGTCATAATTTCTATGTGATGGCATTTGTACTTTGCCTTTGCGGCGTGACCATGGCGGGCTATGTTCCTTTGTCAGCGTTATTTCCGATGCTTGCCCCGGACAGTAAAGGAGCCGCAATGTCAGTACTGAACCTTGGTGCAGGCCTGGGAGCCTTCATCGCTCCCGCTATTACGGCGTTGTTTTATTCATCACTTGGCGCAGGTGGGGTGCTCAGCATCTATGCCGGTTTGTATATCCTTAGCGGCGTGCTTACACCTTTCCTCAAAACACCTGAGGAGCTTAATCAGCAGGCTGAACTGAAAGATAAGGTCGCATAA
- a CDS encoding glycoside-pentoside-hexuronide (GPH):cation symporter, with amino-acid sequence MSATAMEKPSAYEKLGLREKIGYGMGDAGSGMIWSVLALYLTWFYTDVYGLNAGVVGTLFLVIRIFDAFSDPLMGAICDRTVSRWGKFRPWLLWMAFPFGLGAVLMFTTPELSMNGKIIYAWVTYLVMSLIYTAINIPYCSVGGVITLNQKERMGCLSWRFFLNGLATLIISSSILPLTDWLGNGDRASGFQLTMVIMGGAATLMFLFCFSSIKERVVSVKQNESLKKDLRDIIKNDQWLLMISITFLNVFPAFIRGGVTIYYATYVMKASVGFITFFMALGVACNMLGSVLAKPLTDRFDKLALFRIINIILGILSFALWFIDPQSLTPLMALFIVINILHLIQSGPILWAMMSDVDDYGDWKFGKRLTGISFAGNLFMLKMGLAVAGAIVAWILAFTGYVANEPQQNSQTIQGIIMMFSLLPMVSYFISAYLVRYFKLNNAFLEKIKTDLAKRELEKGRGQPQEVQDVPVI; translated from the coding sequence ATGTCTGCTACCGCAATGGAAAAGCCAAGCGCTTATGAAAAGCTGGGGCTGAGGGAGAAGATCGGCTACGGCATGGGTGACGCCGGTTCAGGAATGATATGGAGCGTACTGGCGCTCTATCTGACGTGGTTCTATACCGATGTCTATGGCCTCAATGCCGGAGTGGTGGGCACATTATTCCTTGTGATTCGCATCTTCGACGCGTTTAGCGATCCGCTGATGGGGGCAATCTGCGACCGCACCGTGTCGCGCTGGGGAAAATTCCGTCCATGGCTATTATGGATGGCATTTCCGTTTGGTCTGGGGGCGGTACTGATGTTCACGACCCCAGAGCTCAGCATGAACGGCAAGATTATTTATGCCTGGGTTACCTATCTGGTTATGTCGCTGATTTATACCGCGATTAATATTCCCTATTGCTCGGTCGGCGGCGTCATTACCCTCAATCAGAAAGAGCGTATGGGCTGTTTGTCATGGCGCTTTTTCCTGAATGGCCTGGCAACATTAATTATCTCCTCCTCTATTCTGCCGTTAACGGACTGGCTGGGTAATGGCGACCGCGCCTCCGGTTTCCAGCTGACCATGGTCATTATGGGTGGTGCGGCAACGCTGATGTTCCTGTTCTGCTTTTCCAGCATTAAAGAGCGGGTGGTATCGGTTAAGCAAAACGAGTCGTTGAAAAAAGACCTGCGGGACATTATCAAAAACGATCAGTGGCTCTTAATGATCTCTATTACTTTCCTGAACGTTTTTCCGGCATTTATCCGCGGTGGCGTCACTATTTATTATGCGACTTATGTCATGAAGGCGTCTGTCGGATTTATTACCTTCTTTATGGCGCTGGGCGTGGCCTGTAATATGCTGGGCAGCGTGCTTGCCAAACCGCTTACCGATCGCTTTGATAAGCTGGCGCTATTCCGCATTATTAACATTATTCTCGGTATCCTGTCATTTGCGCTGTGGTTTATCGATCCGCAATCACTGACCCCGCTGATGGCGCTATTTATCGTCATTAACATTCTGCATTTAATTCAGTCTGGCCCCATCCTGTGGGCGATGATGTCCGACGTCGATGACTACGGTGACTGGAAATTTGGTAAACGCCTGACCGGCATCTCCTTTGCGGGAAACCTGTTTATGCTCAAAATGGGGCTGGCGGTCGCTGGCGCAATCGTCGCCTGGATTCTGGCATTTACCGGCTATGTCGCGAATGAGCCGCAGCAGAATTCTCAGACTATTCAAGGAATTATCATGATGTTCTCACTGTTGCCGATGGTGAGTTATTTCATCAGCGCGTATCTGGTGCGCTACTTCAAGCTGAATAACGCGTTCCTTGAGAAAATCAAAACGGATCTTGCAAAACGTGAGCTGGAAAAAGGTCGCGGTCAACCACAGGAGGTTCAGGATGTCCCTGTCATTTAA
- a CDS encoding glycoside hydrolase family 32 protein yields the protein MSLSFNIKQGQRIDLWLKASKPAAQPLFSIRVNGQVIFKIQEASGYFQYFTWTSFQDGVATLEWQSEYSEISLCYTWHPDSLRASGVTFIATAGQDLRLMSGQDIADEYLQEPLRPALHFSPRTGWMNDPNGLHYKNGEWHLFYQYHPHSSQWGPMHWNHAVSRDLYHWRHYPVFLQPEQNLSALGATGGAFSGSAYIDKQGKTRFWYTERLPAYDLYRGYREVQKMAVAHDDYDKPEWVKTVLTDLPAGVDCDFRDPKVWYEEADATFYMILGASVNGDPAMLLFHSADSERWTFHHVLYVAPGYFRENGGRCVECPDFFCLDGVWVLIIGVVGYTEPTTGRHNLLFAQTGTFRNGYFTPSEQPLQTLDFGTDFYALQTWGEDDRRIGFAWLYNWATQKPVDSAYSGEMSLPRRFHLNAQQRLCMMPELPPESLVVSRHALDDGDIWVNEKGCKAGIVTFMPAGGFRLTLTGDSGQQIILEQDGKNLTLYEKGRDDGRYRAPVAGVSDVTLCFDAGIVEVFANQGSVCGTRRYYSCSQLTRIQLSGAPAQLTQYRSTYSQE from the coding sequence ATGTCCCTGTCATTTAATATAAAACAAGGTCAGCGCATTGATTTGTGGCTGAAAGCGTCCAAACCGGCGGCGCAACCCCTGTTTTCTATTCGCGTGAACGGTCAGGTTATATTTAAGATTCAGGAGGCGTCGGGCTATTTCCAGTATTTTACCTGGACCTCGTTTCAGGACGGCGTTGCCACCCTGGAGTGGCAGTCGGAATATAGCGAGATATCGCTTTGTTACACCTGGCATCCGGATTCACTGCGCGCGAGCGGCGTCACCTTTATCGCGACAGCCGGGCAGGATTTGCGCCTGATGAGCGGTCAGGATATTGCTGACGAGTATCTGCAGGAGCCGCTGCGTCCGGCATTGCATTTCTCGCCGCGTACCGGCTGGATGAACGACCCTAACGGGCTGCACTACAAGAACGGCGAATGGCATCTGTTTTATCAGTATCATCCGCACTCCAGCCAATGGGGCCCAATGCACTGGAATCATGCGGTGAGCCGCGATCTGTATCACTGGCGGCATTATCCGGTTTTCCTGCAGCCAGAGCAGAATCTTTCCGCGTTAGGCGCGACGGGCGGTGCGTTTTCCGGCAGCGCGTATATTGATAAACAAGGAAAAACCCGCTTCTGGTATACCGAACGACTCCCGGCTTACGATCTGTATCGCGGATACCGGGAAGTGCAGAAAATGGCCGTTGCGCACGACGACTACGATAAGCCGGAATGGGTAAAAACCGTCTTAACCGACCTGCCTGCGGGCGTGGACTGCGATTTCCGCGATCCAAAAGTCTGGTACGAAGAGGCCGATGCCACCTTTTATATGATCCTCGGCGCGTCGGTAAATGGCGATCCGGCGATGCTGCTATTTCACTCGGCGGATAGTGAACGCTGGACGTTCCATCATGTGCTGTATGTCGCTCCCGGCTATTTTCGCGAAAACGGCGGTCGCTGCGTCGAATGCCCGGATTTCTTCTGCCTGGATGGCGTATGGGTATTAATTATCGGCGTCGTTGGCTACACGGAGCCGACAACCGGGCGACATAATTTGCTTTTTGCCCAGACCGGTACTTTCCGGAACGGCTATTTCACGCCGTCCGAGCAGCCGCTGCAGACTTTAGATTTCGGTACGGATTTCTACGCCCTGCAAACCTGGGGTGAGGACGACCGAAGAATCGGCTTTGCCTGGTTATATAACTGGGCGACGCAGAAACCGGTGGACTCCGCTTACTCGGGGGAAATGTCGCTCCCGCGTCGCTTTCATCTCAATGCGCAGCAGCGGCTATGCATGATGCCGGAGCTGCCGCCGGAATCATTGGTCGTCAGCCGCCATGCGCTGGATGACGGTGATATCTGGGTTAATGAGAAAGGCTGTAAAGCCGGCATTGTAACCTTTATGCCTGCCGGTGGTTTCCGTTTGACGTTAACGGGCGATAGCGGCCAGCAAATCATCCTCGAACAGGACGGTAAAAATCTGACGCTATATGAAAAAGGCCGGGACGATGGGCGTTACCGCGCGCCGGTGGCCGGCGTCAGCGACGTCACGCTGTGTTTTGATGCCGGGATTGTTGAGGTCTTCGCAAATCAGGGCAGCGTATGCGGTACGCGACGCTATTACTCATGCAGTCAGCTCACCCGGATCCAGCTCTCCGGCGCGCCGGCACAGCTTACGCAATATCGCTCGACGTATTCGCAGGAATAA
- a CDS encoding NosD domain-containing protein yields the protein MVRKNYYDVTQWHVGNPYEDIGEVINSILADIKSRQTETDINDGGKPGAAIYIPPGDYHLKTQVLIDISYLKIMGSGHGFVSSSIRFNTPADEWANLHDIWPGGSRILVDLCPQPGDEEHAGAAFYVKRSGAPRISSVAFENFCIDGLHFVDDGLGNNDPENTYTNGKTGIYIASAQDAFRITGMGFIYLEHGLTTYNSDAMAIHNNFIAECGNCIELRGAGQASKITDNLIGAGYKGYSIYAQNFGGLLISTNNIFPRGASSVHLSGVVRSSITSNRFHSFYPGMLVLENNCAENLISANHFLRDREPWPPMQAYDNGLDDAYGLLHINGSNNSVIANHISETIDVQYLKPLGIKPVIIRLVSGKGNYIVNNHIVATTETSAAQAQPSEEDACFAAQVSALLTTARLKELDAVAVQVEKESAQNTILDSGSDAQVVIDRARNAFRATPVAGN from the coding sequence ATGGTACGTAAAAATTATTATGATGTTACGCAGTGGCACGTCGGCAACCCGTATGAGGATATTGGCGAAGTCATTAACAGTATTCTCGCCGATATTAAATCGCGACAAACTGAAACCGATATTAACGACGGGGGTAAACCGGGCGCCGCGATTTATATTCCGCCCGGTGATTATCATCTGAAGACGCAGGTCTTAATTGATATCAGTTATTTAAAAATTATGGGCTCCGGGCATGGTTTTGTCTCCTCGAGCATTCGCTTTAATACGCCGGCGGACGAGTGGGCGAATTTGCACGATATATGGCCGGGCGGGAGCCGTATCCTGGTCGATCTCTGCCCGCAGCCCGGCGATGAAGAACATGCTGGCGCTGCATTTTACGTGAAACGCAGCGGGGCGCCGCGTATCAGTTCGGTGGCGTTCGAAAACTTCTGTATTGATGGTTTGCACTTTGTTGATGATGGGCTGGGAAACAACGACCCGGAAAATACCTATACGAACGGCAAAACCGGCATTTATATCGCCAGCGCGCAGGACGCTTTCCGCATTACCGGGATGGGATTTATCTATCTGGAGCATGGCCTCACCACGTACAATAGCGATGCAATGGCGATCCATAATAACTTTATCGCCGAATGCGGTAACTGTATCGAGCTGCGTGGCGCCGGGCAGGCTTCAAAAATAACCGATAACCTGATTGGCGCGGGCTATAAAGGCTATTCTATTTACGCGCAAAACTTCGGGGGGTTATTGATTTCTACCAACAATATTTTTCCCCGTGGTGCGAGCAGCGTGCACTTATCGGGCGTGGTCCGCTCTAGCATCACCAGCAATCGATTCCATTCATTTTATCCGGGAATGCTCGTTCTCGAGAACAACTGCGCGGAGAATCTGATCTCGGCAAACCATTTCTTGCGCGATCGTGAACCCTGGCCGCCGATGCAGGCCTATGACAACGGCCTGGATGACGCCTATGGCTTGCTGCATATAAACGGCAGTAATAATTCGGTTATTGCCAATCATATTTCCGAAACGATTGATGTCCAGTATCTCAAGCCGCTGGGAATAAAACCGGTCATCATCCGCCTTGTTTCCGGCAAAGGGAATTATATTGTGAATAACCATATCGTGGCGACCACGGAGACGTCAGCGGCGCAGGCGCAGCCCTCTGAAGAGGATGCCTGCTTTGCGGCGCAGGTCAGCGCTTTGCTGACGACGGCCAGGTTAAAAGAACTCGATGCGGTCGCCGTACAGGTAGAAAAAGAATCCGCGCAAAACACGATACTTGATAGCGGCAGTGACGCACAGGTGGTCATAGACCGAGCGCGTAATGCCTTCAGGGCGACACCGGTTGCTGGAAATTAA
- a CDS encoding site-specific integrase: MNTSPWNKDRIIGQKRPLQISHIWGIRIRLELEGKTRDLALFNMALDSKLRGCDLVNLKVSDVAYGSSVSSRATVLQQKTGSPVQFEITKGTREAVAALIKLGNLHSKDFLFRSRIGTNRHISTRQYSRIFHGWVEKLGLEASLYSTHSMRRTKPYLIYKKTKNLRVIQLLLGHKKLESTVRYLGIEVDDALEISESIEV; encoded by the coding sequence ATGAACACGTCACCGTGGAATAAAGACCGTATCATAGGCCAAAAAAGACCACTTCAGATATCTCATATCTGGGGGATCCGAATCCGGCTTGAACTGGAAGGTAAAACGCGTGATTTAGCTCTGTTCAATATGGCCTTAGACAGTAAGCTACGAGGCTGCGATCTGGTGAACCTCAAAGTATCTGATGTTGCATATGGTAGCTCGGTTTCAAGCAGAGCAACGGTGCTGCAACAGAAAACCGGTAGCCCTGTGCAATTTGAGATAACCAAAGGGACAAGAGAAGCTGTTGCTGCATTGATAAAGCTTGGCAATTTGCACAGTAAAGACTTCTTGTTTCGGTCTCGGATCGGAACTAACCGGCACATATCAACCCGACAATACAGCCGAATTTTTCATGGGTGGGTAGAAAAGCTTGGTCTCGAAGCTTCGCTTTACAGCACACATTCCATGAGAAGAACAAAACCTTACCTGATATACAAGAAAACCAAGAATCTTCGGGTGATCCAACTTCTGTTGGGCCATAAGAAACTGGAAAGCACTGTCCGTTATCTAGGCATCGAAGTCGATGATGCGTTAGAGATCTCTGAATCGATTGAAGTCTAA
- a CDS encoding SIS domain-containing protein yields the protein MHSRLKGNEVFLLARTLAPELGKKERAIARFIDDNPQSLARMSITEIANYLKVSVSSITKVSKKLGFTGFHDLKLSVSNNMNAVENTVDIPVIPDSEKYVESVLESTFLNSVLALQESLNVIDCAVIKSVAYLFINKPEEARIFIAGCGGSSAICDDFNHKLLKIGIFSSVFSDSHKQLMTASLMRQGDILLAVSHSGQTSDIIQMVNMANESGAETICLTNYPNSPLSLIARHSIISAVKNNPITGENATTRIVHLNILDAIFTIIASKTSDKSKNSLLSTRNAVASKRTAS from the coding sequence ATGCACAGCAGGCTGAAGGGTAATGAAGTATTTTTACTTGCGAGAACGCTGGCTCCTGAACTAGGTAAAAAAGAGAGAGCTATCGCCCGCTTTATAGATGATAACCCTCAGTCCCTGGCACGTATGTCAATCACAGAAATTGCTAATTATTTGAAGGTTAGCGTATCGAGCATAACCAAAGTCTCCAAAAAACTGGGATTTACCGGGTTTCATGATTTGAAGTTAAGCGTCTCTAATAACATGAACGCCGTTGAAAACACTGTTGACATTCCGGTTATTCCCGATTCGGAAAAGTATGTTGAAAGTGTTCTTGAAAGTACTTTTCTTAATTCTGTTCTTGCCCTGCAAGAATCGTTAAATGTCATTGATTGTGCCGTCATCAAATCGGTTGCATATCTATTCATTAATAAGCCTGAAGAAGCCAGAATATTTATTGCTGGCTGTGGCGGTTCAAGTGCAATCTGTGATGATTTCAATCATAAGCTACTAAAAATTGGTATCTTCTCATCAGTATTTAGTGATAGTCATAAACAGCTGATGACTGCATCGCTGATGCGGCAAGGTGATATTCTTCTGGCCGTGTCCCACTCCGGACAAACGTCGGATATTATCCAGATGGTAAATATGGCAAATGAGAGCGGCGCAGAAACGATTTGTTTAACTAATTATCCGAACAGTCCGCTTAGCCTTATTGCCCGACATTCAATTATTTCGGCAGTAAAAAATAACCCGATCACGGGCGAGAATGCTACCACCCGAATAGTACATCTGAATATTCTTGACGCTATTTTTACCATTATTGCCAGTAAAACCAGTGACAAAAGTAAAAATAGCTTACTCAGCACCAGAAATGCGGTAGCGTCCAAGCGTACCGCCAGTTAA